The Chryseolinea soli genome contains a region encoding:
- a CDS encoding nuclear transport factor 2 family protein, which produces MKAWGIIVLSMIFLLACTDRRPEIERAMKKYDRLILRVDADSIADCFTLNGKLGAVSGRDSIRAFLKTFGDVNVLQQQSSTTSIVIKNDSARQEGTYFQKVIVKGDTIVATGHYTASWVWDGVQGWLLKNMITVPDKK; this is translated from the coding sequence ATGAAAGCCTGGGGTATCATCGTCCTGAGTATGATTTTTCTTTTGGCTTGCACCGATCGAAGACCGGAGATCGAAAGGGCTATGAAGAAGTATGACCGACTCATCCTCCGCGTCGACGCCGATTCCATTGCTGATTGCTTTACACTAAACGGCAAATTAGGCGCCGTTTCAGGCCGGGATTCCATTCGCGCTTTTTTGAAGACATTCGGCGACGTTAATGTGCTTCAACAACAGTCGTCGACAACCTCCATTGTTATAAAGAATGACAGCGCCCGGCAAGAAGGGACCTACTTTCAGAAAGTTATTGTCAAGGGAGACACGATCGTGGCAACGGGACACTACACGGCATCGTGGGTTTGGGATGGCGTCCAAGGTTGGCTTTTAAAAAACATGATCACCGTTCCGGACAAAAAATAA
- the purD gene encoding phosphoribosylamine--glycine ligase — protein sequence MNILVIGNGGREHALAWKIRQSPLCEKIFVAPGNAGTASIAENVAIDVDDFASLGKFCTANNVQLVVVGPEGPLVKGIRDYFQNDPSLRSILMVGPDTQGAQLEGSKDFSKRFMLRHNIPTAKARTFSASDLDQAFDYISSCKPPIVLKADGLAAGKGVIISLSQGEAKAVVKEMLINKRFGQASAKVLIEEFLNGIELSVFVLTDGKDYVILPEAKDYKRIGEGDLGPNTGGMGAVSPVVFADAAFMKRIEEEVVKPTIAGLIHEGIDYKGFIFVGIMNVGGNPFVIEYNARMGDPETQAVMPRIKSDLVELLVASAKGEMKGKQIEIDDHHAVTIALVSGGYPGDYEKGKVIRGLEKDGKALVFHAGTKKHGEGILTDGGRVLAVSGKGNSLTEARDQAYQTAAHIEWDGLYYRKDIGQDLMNYKG from the coding sequence ATGAATATATTGGTGATTGGTAATGGTGGTCGCGAACATGCGCTGGCTTGGAAAATCCGGCAAAGTCCCCTTTGCGAAAAGATTTTCGTAGCCCCCGGAAATGCGGGCACAGCCTCCATTGCTGAGAATGTAGCCATCGATGTAGACGATTTTGCCTCGCTGGGCAAATTTTGCACGGCCAACAACGTGCAACTGGTAGTGGTTGGCCCCGAAGGCCCCCTCGTGAAAGGCATCCGTGACTATTTCCAGAACGATCCCAGCCTCCGCTCGATCTTAATGGTTGGCCCCGACACCCAGGGCGCCCAACTGGAAGGCAGCAAGGACTTCTCCAAGCGGTTCATGCTCCGCCACAACATCCCTACCGCCAAAGCAAGAACCTTTTCGGCCTCCGACCTTGACCAAGCCTTTGACTATATCTCCAGTTGCAAGCCCCCCATCGTGCTCAAGGCCGACGGGCTGGCCGCCGGCAAAGGCGTGATCATCAGCCTCAGCCAGGGCGAAGCCAAGGCCGTGGTGAAGGAAATGCTCATCAACAAGCGGTTCGGCCAGGCCAGCGCCAAGGTGCTCATCGAAGAATTTCTCAACGGCATCGAGCTTTCCGTTTTTGTGCTCACCGACGGCAAGGACTATGTGATCCTGCCGGAAGCAAAAGACTATAAACGCATCGGCGAGGGCGACCTGGGCCCCAACACCGGGGGGATGGGCGCTGTTTCGCCCGTCGTATTTGCCGACGCGGCCTTCATGAAAAGGATCGAAGAAGAAGTGGTAAAGCCCACCATCGCCGGCCTCATACACGAGGGCATCGACTATAAAGGCTTTATTTTTGTCGGCATCATGAACGTGGGGGGCAATCCCTTCGTGATTGAATACAACGCCCGCATGGGCGACCCGGAGACCCAGGCCGTCATGCCACGGATCAAGAGCGACCTGGTGGAATTGCTGGTGGCGTCTGCCAAGGGCGAAATGAAAGGCAAGCAGATCGAGATCGACGACCATCACGCAGTAACCATAGCGTTGGTTTCGGGTGGTTACCCCGGGGATTATGAAAAAGGAAAAGTGATCCGCGGTCTAGAAAAAGATGGAAAGGCGCTCGTGTTTCATGCGGGAACAAAGAAACATGGCGAAGGGATATTGACAGACGGCGGCCGTGTGCTGGCCGTGTCGGGCAAAGGAAACTCGCTCACCGAAGCGCGCGACCAGGCCTATCAAACTGCCGCCCACATTGAGTGGGACGGACTCTATTACCGCAAGGACATTGGACAGGACTTAATGAACTATAAAGGATAA
- a CDS encoding ClpP family protease, whose protein sequence is MTMIPMVIDNSGRGERVYDIYSLLLKERIVFLGTGINDAVANVIVAQLLYLNSIDQKSQISLYINSPGGSVYAGLAIYDAMQMIQAPVSTVAVGVSASMGTALLASGAKGKRLALPHATIHMHPTGGGAQGYTEDVRIATREQERLQTQLFHLMGKHSGHTWKEIEEYFLRDKFLNAPEAKAFGLIDEVLGDTSDVVLLQNADVEVKLFQPSALTVGAGNLLDHSN, encoded by the coding sequence ATGACTATGATACCGATGGTGATCGACAACAGCGGAAGAGGCGAGCGAGTCTATGACATCTACAGCCTCTTGCTCAAAGAACGAATTGTGTTCCTGGGGACGGGAATAAACGACGCCGTGGCCAACGTCATCGTGGCCCAGCTGTTGTATCTGAACAGCATCGACCAGAAAAGCCAGATCAGTCTCTATATAAATAGTCCGGGAGGGAGTGTATATGCAGGGTTGGCCATCTACGACGCGATGCAGATGATCCAGGCGCCGGTTTCCACGGTTGCGGTAGGGGTTTCGGCCAGCATGGGCACAGCCCTGTTGGCGTCGGGCGCCAAGGGGAAACGGTTGGCCCTGCCCCATGCCACCATCCACATGCATCCTACCGGCGGCGGCGCGCAAGGATACACCGAGGACGTGCGCATCGCCACGCGCGAACAGGAGCGCCTTCAAACCCAACTGTTCCACCTCATGGGAAAACACTCCGGGCACACCTGGAAAGAAATCGAAGAATATTTTTTACGCGACAAGTTTCTGAACGCCCCCGAAGCAAAAGCCTTCGGCCTCATCGACGAGGTGTTGGGCGACACCAGCGACGTGGTGTTGTTGCAGAATGCGGACGTTGAAGTGAAACTTTTTCAGCCTTCTGCCTTGACGGTGGGCGCCGGCAATCTTCTTGATCACTCGAATTAG
- a CDS encoding RNA polymerase sigma factor, with translation MEALAIPVATLCREAMDFEALYESAFPGVARFVSKMNGSFEDAKDIFHDALVIFHEKHAEEHFNIQSSPEAYVLGIAKHLWLKRFKTSGRHISLDAMEASIAIPEDYYPTVDTSTLLQMLERTGKKCLDILQAFYYEKMPLQALAQKLGFGSVHSATVQKYKCLEKVRDEVKNKSISYEDFLE, from the coding sequence ATGGAAGCATTGGCAATTCCTGTCGCCACCCTGTGTAGGGAAGCGATGGACTTCGAGGCGCTCTATGAAAGCGCCTTCCCGGGTGTGGCCCGGTTTGTCAGCAAAATGAACGGCTCGTTCGAAGACGCCAAGGACATTTTTCACGATGCCCTGGTCATTTTTCATGAGAAGCATGCGGAGGAGCATTTTAATATTCAATCTTCGCCCGAGGCCTACGTGCTGGGCATCGCCAAACATCTTTGGTTGAAGCGATTCAAAACATCGGGTCGGCACATTTCGCTGGATGCTATGGAAGCGTCTATTGCGATACCGGAGGATTACTACCCAACTGTAGATACATCGACGTTGCTACAGATGCTGGAGAGGACTGGAAAAAAATGCCTCGATATTTTACAGGCCTTCTATTATGAAAAGATGCCGCTCCAGGCGTTGGCACAAAAGCTGGGATTCGGATCTGTGCATTCCGCCACGGTACAGAAATATAAATGTCTCGAGAAAGTCAGGGATGAAGTAAAAAATAAATCCATTTCGTATGAGGACTTCCTTGAATGA
- a CDS encoding inositol oxygenase family protein, which yields MRDARSFSESEINPLHNIEQWEDDVLKRYPEPDMPAKAKEEYRNYVDPARDTVREFYRLNHTYQSYDFVQEKRAEFLKFDRKEMPVWKAMEFLNTLVDDSDPDIELDQLQHLLQTAEAIRRDGHPDWFVLTGFIHDMGKVLCLFGEPQWAVVGDTFPVGCKFSDKIVYPEFFSLNPDYTNEKYNTKLGIYSEGCGLRNVTMSWGHDEYLYQITKDYLPDPALYMIRYHSFYAQHREHAYEHLMDNHDREMFEWVKKFNPYDLYSKNPVPPNVKELKPYYEDLIAKYLPPIVKL from the coding sequence ATGAGAGACGCACGTTCTTTTTCCGAAAGTGAGATCAATCCCCTGCACAACATCGAACAGTGGGAAGACGATGTTTTGAAACGCTACCCTGAACCCGACATGCCGGCTAAGGCAAAAGAAGAATATCGTAACTACGTCGACCCTGCGCGCGATACGGTACGCGAGTTCTATCGCCTCAACCATACGTATCAGAGCTATGATTTTGTCCAGGAAAAAAGGGCCGAGTTCCTCAAGTTCGACCGCAAGGAAATGCCGGTATGGAAAGCGATGGAGTTCCTCAACACGCTGGTAGACGATTCAGATCCCGATATCGAACTGGACCAACTTCAACACTTGCTGCAAACCGCCGAAGCCATCCGTCGCGATGGTCACCCCGATTGGTTTGTGCTCACCGGCTTCATCCACGACATGGGCAAAGTGCTTTGCCTTTTTGGCGAACCCCAATGGGCTGTAGTGGGCGATACGTTCCCCGTAGGCTGCAAATTTTCCGACAAAATTGTTTATCCTGAATTTTTCAGCTTGAACCCGGACTATACCAACGAGAAATACAACACGAAGCTTGGTATTTATAGCGAAGGTTGCGGCCTTCGCAATGTCACCATGTCATGGGGACACGACGAGTACTTGTATCAGATCACAAAAGATTATCTGCCGGACCCCGCGCTCTACATGATCCGCTATCACTCCTTCTATGCTCAGCACCGGGAACATGCCTACGAACATCTGATGGACAATCACGACCGCGAAATGTTTGAATGGGTAAAGAAATTCAATCCCTACGATCTGTATTCGAAAAATCCCGTTCCTCCCAACGTAAAAGAATTGAAGCCGTATTACGAAGACCTCATTGCCAAATACCTTCCTCCGATAGTGAAATTGTAA
- a CDS encoding gliding motility lipoprotein GldH: MRVVFAACVLAALLVACGDSQRVYEDNTDFNERVWMVKEKPKFEFEITNVQQKYNLYGNIRNTVSYPYARLFYTYYLQDSTGRELQKNLVGEFLFDAKTGKPFGKSGIGDLYDHQFLMLKDYQFKSPGKYSVTFEQFMRMDTLQGITAVGLRIEKAESAK; this comes from the coding sequence ATGAGAGTAGTTTTTGCAGCATGCGTCCTGGCAGCGTTGCTGGTGGCGTGTGGCGATAGCCAGCGGGTGTATGAAGATAATACGGACTTCAACGAACGTGTTTGGATGGTGAAAGAAAAACCGAAGTTCGAGTTTGAGATCACCAACGTTCAACAAAAGTATAATCTCTACGGCAACATCCGGAACACCGTGTCGTATCCCTACGCACGGCTTTTCTATACCTATTATCTCCAGGATTCTACCGGACGCGAATTACAAAAGAACCTGGTGGGTGAATTTTTGTTTGATGCCAAGACCGGCAAGCCTTTTGGCAAAAGCGGTATCGGCGACTTGTATGATCACCAGTTCCTCATGTTGAAGGACTATCAATTTAAGTCGCCGGGCAAGTACTCCGTGACGTTCGAGCAATTTATGCGCATGGACACGCTTCAGGGCATCACGGCCGTGGGGTTGCGCATCGAGAAGGCTGAATCGGCAAAGTAA
- a CDS encoding DM13 domain-containing protein, producing the protein MKKYFCWMFFALACCQPEAVTPNVVVDDDFDTSTAMLIKKGTLEGINHTASGTASIYTINGNSAVVLDPYMSESGPDLKIYLSKDVDAGEYIRLGNLKSTAGKQVYAIPKNADLAAYGYVHVWCEKYTVVFAKAELK; encoded by the coding sequence ATGAAAAAATACTTTTGCTGGATGTTTTTTGCGTTAGCGTGTTGCCAGCCAGAGGCCGTAACGCCCAACGTCGTGGTGGATGATGATTTTGATACATCCACCGCAATGCTCATAAAGAAAGGGACGCTGGAAGGCATCAACCATACTGCCTCCGGCACAGCTTCCATTTATACGATCAACGGCAATAGTGCGGTGGTTTTAGATCCCTACATGTCAGAAAGCGGACCGGATCTTAAAATATACCTGAGCAAGGATGTAGATGCCGGCGAATACATTCGTTTAGGGAATTTGAAATCGACCGCGGGAAAACAAGTCTATGCTATTCCGAAAAATGCCGATTTGGCGGCCTACGGCTACGTGCATGTGTGGTGCGAGAAATATACGGTCGTTTTTGCCAAGGCCGAATTGAAATAG
- the glgP gene encoding alpha-glucan family phosphorylase codes for MIKPSELFPYAFDEKYSKPVAYFSMEFAVDQPLKIYSGGLGFLAGSHLRSAYELKQNLIGIGILWKKGYYDQERNQDQTLKVSFRDKDYSFLTDTNIVFPITIHGSKVYVKAYLLKPEVFHSAPLFLLSTDIPENDYLAQTISHRLYDPNETTRIAQSILLGIGGATLLDVLGRQTDIYHMNEGHALPMCFYLLHKYKKLEEVQKRVAFTTHTPEKAGNEEHSMPLLHSMSFFNGLTQDEVNDYVYPENGVLNYTLTALRLAKRANGVSQLHGEVSRKMWGDYKGICEITAITNAQNKTYWSDPDLDQALTRNDDQALIARKKELKKKLFRVVANQTGKLFDENVLTIVWARRFAGYKRANLLLADYNRFLKIANNTEYPVQIIWAGKPYPEDFAAINIFNEIYWKTKDLPNCTVVTGYELWLSGHLKKGSDIWLNNPRLYHEASGTSGMTAAMNASVNLSIPDGWVPEFSQHGKNAFIIETANDLLTPESKDKIEGQNLLNVLEKEIIPTYYKNPQAWQSIVKASMTDVLPFFDAGRMADQYYKELYNF; via the coding sequence ATGATAAAACCTTCCGAACTTTTCCCCTACGCGTTCGATGAGAAATACAGCAAGCCCGTTGCTTATTTTTCGATGGAGTTTGCTGTCGATCAACCCTTGAAAATCTATAGCGGCGGCCTCGGTTTCCTGGCCGGATCGCACCTGCGCAGCGCTTATGAGCTGAAGCAAAACCTGATCGGTATCGGCATCCTTTGGAAGAAGGGCTACTATGACCAGGAACGCAACCAGGACCAGACCTTGAAAGTGAGCTTCCGCGATAAAGACTATTCTTTTCTCACGGATACCAATATTGTTTTTCCGATCACGATCCACGGCTCAAAAGTTTATGTAAAAGCCTACCTGCTCAAGCCGGAGGTGTTTCATTCTGCACCGCTGTTCCTATTGAGCACCGACATTCCCGAGAACGACTATCTCGCGCAAACCATCAGCCACCGTCTTTACGATCCGAATGAAACGACGCGTATAGCACAGTCGATTCTGCTGGGCATTGGCGGGGCGACCTTACTGGATGTACTCGGTCGCCAGACGGATATCTATCACATGAATGAAGGCCACGCGTTGCCCATGTGTTTTTACTTGCTGCACAAATACAAAAAGCTTGAGGAAGTGCAGAAGCGCGTTGCCTTCACGACGCACACACCCGAGAAGGCGGGCAACGAGGAACACAGCATGCCGTTGTTGCACAGCATGAGCTTCTTCAACGGTCTTACGCAAGACGAGGTGAATGACTATGTCTATCCGGAAAACGGCGTATTGAATTATACCCTCACCGCCCTTCGCCTGGCCAAACGCGCCAACGGTGTGTCGCAGCTTCATGGTGAAGTGTCGCGCAAAATGTGGGGCGACTATAAAGGCATTTGCGAGATCACGGCCATTACCAATGCGCAAAACAAAACCTATTGGAGCGATCCCGATCTCGACCAGGCACTGACGCGAAATGACGACCAGGCGCTCATCGCCCGGAAAAAAGAGTTGAAGAAAAAATTGTTTCGCGTGGTGGCGAACCAAACCGGAAAGCTCTTCGACGAAAACGTGCTCACCATCGTGTGGGCCCGCCGCTTTGCGGGATACAAGCGCGCCAACTTGTTGCTGGCCGACTACAATCGCTTTTTGAAGATCGCCAACAACACCGAGTATCCGGTGCAAATCATCTGGGCCGGTAAGCCGTATCCGGAAGATTTTGCCGCCATCAATATTTTCAACGAGATCTATTGGAAGACAAAAGATTTGCCTAACTGTACCGTTGTGACCGGGTATGAGCTCTGGCTCTCGGGGCACTTGAAGAAGGGCTCGGACATCTGGTTGAACAATCCCCGCTTATATCATGAGGCTTCCGGAACATCGGGCATGACGGCGGCGATGAACGCATCGGTAAACCTTTCGATTCCCGACGGCTGGGTACCCGAATTCTCACAGCATGGCAAGAACGCTTTCATTATCGAAACGGCTAACGACTTGCTGACGCCGGAGTCGAAAGATAAAATCGAAGGGCAGAATCTGTTGAATGTGTTGGAGAAAGAGATCATCCCCACGTATTATAAAAATCCCCAAGCGTGGCAAAGCATCGTGAAAGCGAGCATGACGGATGTGCTGCCGTTCTTTGATGCCGGACGGATGGCCGATCAATATTATAAGGAGTTGTATAATTTCTAA
- the ricT gene encoding regulatory iron-sulfur-containing complex subunit RicT gives MTGCKNNGACGTGGCNKMNVFDWLSNMDMPTEDRFNIVEVRFKNGRKEFHRNTEKLQLTTGDAVVVEVPNGHHIGYVSMQGELVRLQMQKKKVANDGEIKKIYRLAHQKDLEKFEEVKKRELPTLYRTREIIRDLKLDMKLSDIEYQADNIKATFFYSADDRVDFRELIKILAGEFKIRVEMRQISLRQEAGRLGGIGVCGRELCCSTWLSDFKNVATSAARYQNLSLNPSKLSGQCGRLKCCLNYELETYMDALEDIPKIEGPLLTEKGEATLQKTDIFRKIMWFGFTEENTWYPLNIERVNQILSMNREGKKPANLDQDVVAEKIPVATLNSDLARMDQKFKGKSSSKKRKKKRGGGGNAPEGSAPQANAGGPRGGNQQQGGPRPQNSGGGNPQGQRPQNQGGGNPEGGRPKQGGGEGGGHRNRGRNHPRGQRGGNTGEGQRGGDNPRGGGDNRGGNRDRGNRPPRPGNQPDGNQPGNPS, from the coding sequence GTGACTGGCTGCAAAAACAACGGCGCCTGTGGCACCGGTGGATGCAACAAGATGAACGTATTCGATTGGCTGTCGAACATGGACATGCCGACGGAAGATAGATTTAACATCGTTGAAGTACGCTTCAAAAACGGTCGCAAGGAATTTCATCGCAATACAGAAAAACTTCAACTCACCACCGGCGATGCCGTGGTGGTGGAGGTGCCCAACGGTCACCATATCGGCTACGTGTCGATGCAGGGTGAATTGGTGCGGCTGCAAATGCAAAAGAAAAAAGTGGCCAACGATGGCGAGATCAAAAAGATCTATCGCCTCGCCCACCAGAAAGACCTCGAGAAATTTGAGGAAGTAAAAAAACGCGAGCTCCCCACGCTCTACCGCACCCGGGAGATCATCCGCGACCTGAAGCTGGACATGAAGCTGTCCGACATCGAATACCAGGCCGACAACATCAAAGCCACCTTCTTTTACTCTGCCGACGATCGCGTGGATTTCCGCGAGCTCATTAAAATACTGGCCGGCGAATTTAAGATCCGCGTGGAAATGCGGCAGATCAGCCTCCGCCAGGAAGCCGGACGATTGGGTGGCATTGGCGTGTGCGGAAGAGAATTGTGCTGCTCCACCTGGCTCAGTGATTTCAAGAACGTGGCGACCAGTGCGGCGCGTTATCAGAATCTTTCGCTCAACCCCAGCAAGCTTTCGGGTCAATGCGGAAGATTGAAGTGTTGCCTCAACTACGAGTTGGAGACCTACATGGATGCCCTCGAAGACATCCCGAAAATAGAAGGCCCGCTGCTCACTGAAAAGGGAGAAGCCACGCTGCAAAAGACAGACATTTTCAGAAAGATCATGTGGTTCGGCTTCACGGAAGAGAACACCTGGTACCCGCTCAACATCGAGCGCGTGAACCAGATTCTGAGCATGAACCGCGAAGGAAAAAAACCGGCCAACCTGGATCAGGATGTAGTGGCAGAAAAAATTCCTGTAGCCACGTTGAACAGTGACCTGGCGCGGATGGATCAGAAATTCAAAGGCAAGTCGTCGTCCAAGAAACGCAAAAAGAAAAGAGGCGGTGGTGGCAACGCTCCCGAGGGTAGCGCTCCGCAAGCCAATGCCGGCGGACCACGCGGAGGTAATCAACAACAAGGTGGCCCGCGTCCACAAAATTCGGGTGGAGGAAACCCGCAAGGCCAGCGGCCCCAGAACCAGGGTGGAGGAAATCCTGAAGGTGGACGTCCTAAGCAAGGAGGGGGAGAAGGAGGGGGTCACCGTAATCGCGGAAGAAATCATCCCCGTGGACAGCGTGGAGGCAACACCGGCGAGGGCCAACGCGGCGGCGATAATCCGCGCGGTGGCGGCGACAATAGAGGCGGTAATCGCGATCGGGGCAATCGTCCCCCGCGGCCAGGCAATCAACCCGATGGTAATCAACCCGGCAATCCGTCATGA
- a CDS encoding sodium/sugar symporter: protein MNHLHFVDYVVFLVYFITVSVYGLWIYYRKKSKSTDAKDFFLAEGSLTWWAIGASLIASNISAEHFIGMSGSGFALGLAISTYEWMAAATLVIVAVFFIPVYLKNKIYTMPQFLSQRYNDTVSTIMAVFWLLVYVFVNLTSILYLGALAINSISGIDFGWCIAGLAFFSVIVTLGGMKVIGYTDVVQVAVLLLGGLVTTYLALNMVSANEPGGENIWRGFQILREKAPSHFHMIFNNTHPYYKDLPGLSVLIGGMWINNLNYWGCNQYIIQRALGADLKTARSGILFAAFLKLLVPVIAVIPGIAAFVLYQQGMFQTEMVDAAGVVKPDHAYPTLMNLLPAGLKGLAFAALTAAVVASLAGKANSIATIFSMDIYKKFFNRQISERNLVISGRVTVVVAMVLAALVAPLLSSLDQAYQFIQEYVGFISPGVLAIFLMGFFWKRATSTAALAAASLTIPLSTILKFLPVWTMGSFPDYPFLDRMTIVFVFLILLMIILSLLDRKSKDQPRVIQIDTSMFRSSPGFVVGSVLIMGILAALYIGFW, encoded by the coding sequence ATGAACCATCTTCATTTTGTCGACTACGTTGTGTTCCTGGTTTACTTTATTACGGTGTCGGTATACGGCCTGTGGATCTATTATCGCAAAAAATCAAAGAGCACCGATGCGAAAGATTTTTTTCTGGCCGAAGGATCACTCACCTGGTGGGCCATTGGTGCATCGCTGATCGCCTCCAATATTTCTGCGGAGCATTTCATAGGCATGTCGGGCTCCGGCTTTGCGCTGGGCCTGGCCATCTCCACCTATGAATGGATGGCCGCGGCAACGCTCGTGATCGTGGCGGTTTTTTTTATTCCGGTGTATCTGAAGAACAAGATCTACACCATGCCGCAATTTCTCTCGCAGCGCTACAACGATACGGTGAGCACGATCATGGCCGTGTTCTGGTTGCTAGTGTATGTGTTTGTGAATCTAACCTCGATACTCTATCTGGGTGCGCTCGCCATCAATTCCATATCGGGTATTGATTTCGGATGGTGCATTGCCGGGTTGGCTTTCTTTTCGGTGATCGTGACCTTGGGAGGGATGAAGGTGATCGGCTACACGGATGTGGTCCAGGTGGCCGTGTTGTTGCTTGGCGGATTGGTCACTACCTATCTCGCGCTGAACATGGTCTCAGCAAACGAACCAGGCGGGGAAAATATCTGGCGGGGCTTTCAAATACTGCGCGAAAAGGCTCCTTCTCATTTTCACATGATCTTCAACAACACGCACCCGTATTACAAAGATCTTCCGGGTCTCTCGGTGTTGATCGGTGGGATGTGGATCAACAACCTCAACTATTGGGGATGTAATCAATACATCATTCAACGCGCACTGGGTGCGGATTTGAAAACGGCGCGCAGTGGAATTCTGTTTGCCGCATTTTTGAAATTGCTGGTACCGGTCATCGCCGTCATCCCCGGCATCGCTGCATTTGTTTTGTATCAGCAGGGAATGTTTCAAACGGAAATGGTCGATGCGGCCGGCGTGGTGAAGCCTGATCACGCATACCCGACACTTATGAATCTTTTGCCTGCAGGTTTAAAAGGACTTGCCTTTGCGGCATTGACGGCTGCGGTGGTAGCCTCTCTGGCGGGCAAAGCGAACAGCATTGCAACCATCTTCTCGATGGACATCTATAAGAAATTTTTCAACCGGCAGATCAGCGAGCGGAACCTGGTGATTTCGGGAAGAGTCACGGTCGTGGTTGCCATGGTGCTGGCTGCGCTTGTGGCACCTTTGCTTAGCTCGTTGGACCAAGCGTATCAATTCATCCAGGAATACGTCGGTTTTATTTCTCCGGGCGTTCTCGCCATTTTTCTGATGGGCTTTTTCTGGAAACGGGCGACGTCCACGGCTGCACTGGCGGCCGCTTCACTGACGATCCCGCTATCAACCATTCTCAAATTTCTTCCCGTCTGGACAATGGGATCGTTCCCGGACTATCCTTTTTTAGATCGCATGACCATCGTGTTTGTCTTTTTGATCCTTTTAATGATCATCCTAAGCCTGCTCGATCGTAAAAGCAAGGACCAACCACGCGTCATTCAAATCGATACGTCCATGTTTCGCAGTTCACCGGGTTTTGTTGTGGGGTCCGTGCTCATTATGGGCATCCTGGCAGCCTTGTATATTGGATTTTGGTAA